The proteins below come from a single Jaculus jaculus isolate mJacJac1 chromosome 12, mJacJac1.mat.Y.cur, whole genome shotgun sequence genomic window:
- the LOC123453694 gene encoding tripartite motif-containing protein 60-like: MEFETALESLQEECGCPLCLNYLKDPVTISCGHNFCYACLSRSWKGLKGAFPCPVCQVCFSQRKFRRNRQLRNLAEIARSLKIRRNKRKSPKVCEKHQQILTHFCMKDQQVLCSQCTVSIKHQRHHICRIKKVAPYHRKILESSIEPLKNNVERVERIIALQSSKLLELGRMAEQRKEAICSEFEQVRQFLQDEWEARLREMEVEGLGILSKLSESFASLSDHASTLKHLLGELRDKGLRSNAVLLTRAQSIYHRHRNLRRPEVFSFRLKEYGFSLPPLYSGLDRVIERFQTDVHFDFDTAHVQLVVSKDRKIVHFTTDKQHISDSPQRFTFCPSILGFEKFVSGRHYWEVEVGSKHEWTVGVCEDSFPRTWQNHPSPVEGLWAIGLYSRTEHVAFGPMRMQGMPAAWPSKIGIFLDYELGEVTFYDRNNNSLIYRFNDGFSNAICPYFDTGLNSVPLKILPIPDHEGI; this comes from the coding sequence ATGGAGTTCGAGACAGCCCTGGAGAGCCTCCAAGAGGAGTGCGGCTGTCCCTTGTGCCTGAATTACCTCAAAGACCCAGTTACTATTAGCTGTGGACACAACTTCTGCTATGCCTGCCTCAGCAGGTCCTGGAAAGGTCTAAAGGGTGCTTTTCCATGCCCTGTCTGCCAAGTTTGCTTTTCGCAGAGGAAGTTCAGGAGGAACCGCCAGCTCCGTAACCTGGCTGAAATAGCCAGGAGTCTGAAGATCCGAAGAAACAAGAGGAAGAGTCCGAAGGTCTGCGAGAAGCACCAGCAGATTCTCACCCATTTCTGTATGAAGGACCAGCAGGTCTTATGCAGCCAGTGCACCGTCTCCATCAAACACCAGAGGCATCACATTTGCCGCATTAAGAAAGTGGCCCCTTACCACAGGAAAATTTTAGAAAGCAGCATCGAGCCCCTGAAAAATAACGTGGAACGGGTTGAACGAATAATAGCCCTGCAAAGCAGCAAGTTGCTGGAGCTGGggaggatggcagagcagaggaagGAAGCAATATGCTCTGAATTCGAGCAGGTTAGACAGTTTTTACAGGATGAGTGGGAGGCTAGGCTGAGGGAAATGGAAGTTGAAGGGTTGGGCATTTTATCAAAGCTTAGTGAGAGCTTTGCCAGTCTTTCAGACCATGCTTCCACATTAAAGCACCTCCTGGGGGAATTGCGGGACAAGGGCCTGCGTTCCAACGCGGTGCTCTTGACCCGCGCTCAGAGCATCTATCACCGGCATCGAAACCTGAGGCGTCCCGAAGTCTTCTCGTTCCGCTTAAAGGAATACGGATTCAGTCTCCCTCCACTGTATTCTGGCCTGGACAGAGTTATCGAGCGATTTCAAACAGATGTGCATTTTGATTTCGACACAGCCCATGTTCAGCTTGTAGTTTCTAAGGACAGAAAAATCGTGCACTTTACTACAGACAAACAACATATCTCTGATAGCCCTCAGAGGTTTACTTTCTGCCCTTCTATCCTGGGCTTTGAGAAGTTCGTTTCTGGCCGTCATTACTGGGAGGTGGAAGTGGGGAGCAAACATGAGTGGACTGTGGGTGTGTGTGAAGACTCTTTTCCCAGGACCTGGCAGAATCACCCCTCGCCTGTTGAAGGCCTTTGGGCCATTGGACTGTACTCCAGGACTGAGCATGTCGCATTTGGCCCCATGAGAATGCAGGGAATGCCTGCAGCGTGGCCcagtaagattggcatttttttGGACTATGAATTAGGTGAAGTCACCTTTTACGATAGGAATAATAATTCTCTCATCTACAGGTTTAATGATGGTTTCAGCAATGCCATTTGTCCCTATTTCGATACTGGATTAAATTCTGTACCTCTTAAAATCTTACCCATACCAGATCATGAAGGAATATAA
- the LOC123453695 gene encoding putative tripartite motif-containing protein 75 — protein sequence MANELSVAELQAEAGCSICLDYLSDPVTTECGHNFCYSCIRQCWEGLQEVFPCPTCFSHCSGQLRINTQLRQVVSVIQQLPASENNMKQLCEKHGEALDLFCEEDLELLCPQCRLSSDHQHHDTLPIKEAAMRYRRKLKGYAERLQEQIKEIEIQCELQVFRSMKIRLNMRNWKKASKSEFEELKQFLDREEDVMQARLHLDEKDIKEKLKENRNLLSAHVATIRNMVSDIREKCLQADLDFLRTAGCIINTYESIQVPEVFSYELRKESCRFPPHYCSLQKLISTFQVDVTLDVQNVPPDVVISEDRKSMKLAEETNASPDLPPYYVTVPAREALRSGRYFWQVEVRGSGNWRVGVCYQSVRLGGFTAPGDGGSWQIQQSTNVPGVGER from the exons ATGGCCAATGAGCTCTCCGTGGCCGAGCTCCAAGCAGAGGCCGGATGCTCCATCTGCCTGGACTACTTGAGTGACCCCGTGACCACTGAGTGTGGCCACAACTTCTGTTACTCCTGCATccgccagtgctgggaaggtctacaggaagtctttccctgtcCCACCTGCTTCTCCCATTGCAGTGGTCAACTCAGGATCAACACTCAGTTACGCCAGGTGGTCAGTGTTATCCAGCAGCTGCCCGCCTCGGAGAACAACATGAAGCAGCTGTGTGAGAAGCACGGGGAGGCCCTAGACCTCTTCTGTGAGGAGGACCTGGAGCTGTTGTGTCCCCAGTGCCGGCTCTCCTCTGACCACCAGCATCATGACACGCTGCCCATCAAAGAAGCGGCCATGCGATACAGGAGGAAGCTAAAAGGTTACGCCGAACGTCTGCAGGAGCAAATCAAAGAGATTGAAATACAGTGTGAGTTGCAGGTTTTTAGATCTATGAAGATCAGGTTAAATATGAGAAATTGGAAGAAGGCGTCAAAATCAGAATTTGAAGAACTTAAGCAGTTCTTGGATAGGGAAGAAGATGTAATGCAGGCCAGGCTACATCTTGACGAGAAGgatattaaagaaaaactaaaggaaaacagaaacctCCTGTCTGCCCACGTGGCCACAATAAGGAATATGGTGAGTGATATCAGAGAGAAGTGTTTGCAAGCAGACCTGGATTTCCTGAGAACTGCCGGATGTATTATCAATACCTACGAAAGCATACAAGTGCCGGAGGTTTTCTCATACGAGTTAAGAAAGGAGAGTTGCCGTTTCCCTCCACATTATTGTAGCCTGCAAAAATTGATCAGCACGTTTCAGGTAGACGTGACATTGGACGTTCAAAATGTGCCCCCTGACGTTGTCATCTCCGAAGATCGGAAAAGTATGAAATTAGCAGAGGAAACAAACGCATCCCCTGACCTGCCTCCTTACTATGTAACTGTCCCGGCTCGGGAGGCGTTGAGAAGTGGGAGATACTTTTGGCAGGTGGAGGTGCGCGGCTCGGGGAACTGGCGCGTGGGTGTGTGCTACCAGTCGGTCCGCTTGGGCGGTTTCACGGCTCCGGGCGACGGCGGCAGCTGGCAGATCCAACAATCCACCAACGTGCCCGGGGTAGGGGAG CGTTGA
- the LOC123453693 gene encoding putative tripartite motif-containing protein 75 yields MALEKALANLQAESKCQICLGEMTDPVTIECGHNFCSTCITQSWADLEGRFPCPVCRYQCQKSPLTGNLQLRRILARARQLHGQLSKTQEEKPQCEKHGRALTLFCEQDLELLCALCPWLPAHRGHPVRLIEEAASQHRARLHGYMQALNRQVAELQDALAAQARRQAQLQETMESERSKLCSECKQLKQLVDREQQAVLSRLGREEREMVQKLRGCTRRFAQHVSAMEALLAEASEKSVTPDVELLMGVGSLFRRCEDVQPPAFYLFEFTRHGYCLPPRFSTLQAIRQKFREAITLDPETAAPPLLVSGDRKSVRCCLKPGRGGPGSPARPERCAAAAAAVLGAQSFGAGRHYWEVRVGDKAEWAVGLCKDPAGDGDGRPSRRWVLRRRGGAYVAEHTVSVALELAEKPSRIGIYLDYELGVIFFYNLSDRTHIHSFRDNFSEALRPYFHVGEDSKPLSFQ; encoded by the coding sequence ATGGCGCTGGAAAAGGCCTTGGCCAATCTCCAGGCAGAATCCAAATGTCAGATCTGTCTGGGTGAAATGACAGACCCTGTCACGATCGAATGTGGCCACAACTTCTGTTCCACGTGCATCACGCAGTCCTGGGCAGATCTGGAAGGCAGGTTCCCCTGTCCCGTGTGCCGCTACCAGTGCCAGAAGAGCCCGCTCACGGGCAACCTGCAGCTGCGGCGGATCCTTGCCAGGGCCAGGCAGCTGCACGGGCAGCTGAGCAAGACCCAGGAGGAGAAGCCACAGTGCGAGAAGCACGGCCGGGCCCTGACCCTTTTCTGCGAGCAGGACCTGGAGCTGCTGTGCGCGCTGTGCCCGTGGCTGCCGGCCCACCGGGGCCACCCCGTGAGGCTCATCGAGGAAGCCGCCTCCCAGCACCGAGCGAGGCTCCACGGTTACATGCAGGCTCTGAACAGGCAAGTGGCGGAGCTTCAGGATGCGCTCGCCGCTCAGGCCCGACGCCAGGCGCAGCTGCAAGAGACCATGGAGAGCGAGAGGTCGAAGCTGTGCTCCGAGTGCAAGCAGCTGAAGCAGCTGGTGGACCGGGAGCAGCAGGCGGTGCTGtccaggctggggagggaggagcgGGAGATGGTGCAGAAGCTGCGCGGCTGCACGAGGCGGTTCGCGCAGCACGTGTCGGCGATGGAAGCGCTGCTCGCCGAGGCGTCGGAGAAGAGCGTGACGCCCGACGTGGAGCTGCTGATGGGCGTCGGGAGCCTCTTCCGCAGGTGCGAGGACGTGCAGCCCCCCGCCTTCTATCTCTTCGAGTTCACGAGGCACGGGTATTGCCTGCCTCCCCGGTTCTCCACGCTGCAGGCAATTAGACAGAAGTTTCGCGAAGCGATTACTCTGGATCCCGAAACGGCAGCTCCTCCCCTGCTCGTCTCCGGGGATAGGAAGTCCGTGCGCTGCTGCTTGAAGCCCGGGCGAGGCGGCCCCGGGAGCCCAGCGCGCCCCGAGCgctgcgccgccgccgccgccgccgtcctgGGCGCGCAGAGCTTCGGCGCCGGGCGGCACTACTGGGAGGTGCGGGTGGGCGACAAGGCCGAGTGGGCCGTGGGGCTTTGCAAGGACCCCGCTGGGGACGGGGACGGGCGCCCGAGTCGCCGCTGGGTGCTTCGGCGGCGGGGCGGCGCCTACGTGGCTGAGCACACGGTCTCCGTCGCGCTTGAGCTCGCCGAGAAGCCCAGCAGGATTGGCATCTACCTGGACTACGAGCTGGGTGTGATTTTCTTCTACAACCTGAGTGACAGGACTCACATCCATTCTTTCAGGGATAACTTTTCAGAAGCACTGAGGCCTTATTTCCACGTTGGAGAGGATTCCAAACCTCTGTCCTTCCAGTGA
- the LOC123453696 gene encoding tripartite motif-containing protein 60-like — protein MELAADLAELQAEASCPVCHEYFTNPVTITCGHNFCLSCIRASWEGLQGSFPCPSCHFHCPEKDFSSNHQLANLTEAAKLLPIRRSKRKRREGGQKELEALCLQCSLPSTRTQHPGGLLARAALCGPKQFQRYVELWGEKVEPVEKAITMQKRKSLELKKMVERKRGEMESEFDQLRLFLQNEHKRFLRQLEDEGEANSAKLNRNLTTVSDHASALEALLREVQGRSDKPERELLDHVKTLYHRFESLKCPETFSFKITDYGHQLLPQFSGLNIIIQQFKVDVTLDPKTAHHKLTISEDRKTVRYGKMRKVSHSPRRFYSSPAVLGSQGYHSGRQYWEVDVSSKPAWILGVCVETFPRRSHVRHRQDEIWGVGRYSQTVYAALGPKKMNILPKVTPSKIGIFLDSEIGEVSFYNLNDQSLLCTFNDCRKGALWPYFNTSANPKPLRICTVTS, from the coding sequence ATGGAGTTGGCAGCGGACCTGGCGGAACTCCAGGCCGAGGCCAGCTGCCCTGTCTGTCACGAGTACTTCACAAACCCAGTGACCATCACGTGTGGGCATAACTTCTGTCTGTCCTGCATCAGAGCCTCCTGGGAGGGCCTACAGGGCAGTTTTCCCTGCCCTTCGTGCCACTTTCACTGTCCAGAAAAGGACTTCTCAAGTAATCACCAACTGGCGAACCTGACCGAAGCTGCCAAGCTCCTCCCCATAAGGAGAAGCAAGAGGAAAAGGCGGGAGGGCGGCCAGAAGGAGCTAGAAGCTCTCTGTCTGCAGTGCAGCCTCCCCAGCACGCGCACGCAGCACCCTGGCGGGCTCCTGGCGAGGGCCGCGCTCTGTGGGCCGAAGCAGTTCCAGCGGTACGTGGAGCTATGGGGGGAGAAAGTGGAGCCCGTGGAAAAGGCGATCACCATGCAGAAGAGAAAGTCGCTGGAGCTCAAGAAGATGGTAGAACGTAAAAGAGGAGAAATGGAGTCTGAATTTGACCAACTTCGGCTGTTTCTCCAAAACGAGCACAAAAGGTTCCTTAGGCAACTGGAAGATGAAGGGGAAGCCAATTCAGCAAAATTAAACAGAAACTTAACAACGGTTTCCGATCACGCGTCGGCATTGGAGGCCCTGCTGAGGGAGGTGCAGGGCAGGAGTGATAAGCCGGAACGCGAGCTACTAGACCACGTCAAGACTCTGTACCACAGGTTTGAAAGCTTAAAATGCCCAGAAACCTTTTCATTCAAAATCACAGATTATGGTCATCAGCTTCTTCCACAGTTTTCTGGCCTGAACATAATTATCCAGCAATTTAAAGTAGACGTGACGCTGGATCCTAAAACAGCACACCATAAACTTACCATCTCGGAAGACAGAAAGACTGTGCGATATGGAAAGATGCGAAAAGTGTCTCATAGCCCCAGAAGATTCTATTCCTCCCCAGCTGTCCTGGGTTCCCAGGGGTACCACTCTGGCAGGCAGTACTGGGAGGTCGATGTGAGCAGCAAGCCCGCGTGGATCCTGGGGGTCTGCGTAGAGACTTTTCCCAGGAGGAGTCATGTCCGACACAGGCAAGATGAAATATGGGGGGTTGGGCGGTATAGTCAGACTGTGTATGCTGCATTGGGCCCTAAGAAAATGAATATTCTGCCCAAAGTGACACCcagtaagattggcatttttttAGACTCTGAAATTGGTGAGGTGTCCTTTTACAATTTGAATGATCAGTCTCTTCTCTGTACGTTCAATGATTGTAGGAAAGGCGCGCTTTGGCCTTATTTCAACACCAGCGCTAACCCTAAGCCTCTGAGGATCTGCACAGTAACATCCTGA